A DNA window from Bacillaceae bacterium S4-13-56 contains the following coding sequences:
- a CDS encoding response regulator transcription factor has product MFRRAKIMVVDSNEYSLNQLYDCLSKEFFNVLCLSDGNKALIEAKKEEPDFFILEIDISSLDGIDLCQNIRKFSESPILFLSTRSSNFDKVLALRSGADDYMTKPYSQMELVARMKAHLRRSRIHGSSAGKSHLFYAGVFKMNLATQKVVIEDREIDLSVREFHILYQLAQHPGRIYSMEELYELVWGNPCVGDLRTVMVHISNLRKKLKTNVDDIEIIETVRGAGYRFNEKVLKHFSKI; this is encoded by the coding sequence GTGTTTCGAAGAGCTAAAATAATGGTTGTAGACAGCAATGAGTATAGTCTTAATCAGCTATATGACTGCCTGTCTAAAGAATTTTTTAATGTGCTCTGTTTAAGTGATGGAAATAAAGCACTTATAGAAGCAAAAAAAGAGGAACCCGATTTTTTTATTCTCGAGATAGATATTTCATCATTGGATGGGATTGATTTATGCCAAAATATAAGAAAGTTTTCAGAATCGCCCATCCTATTTTTAAGTACAAGATCAAGTAATTTTGATAAAGTCTTGGCTCTTCGCTCTGGTGCTGATGATTATATGACAAAACCATATAGTCAAATGGAACTTGTAGCTCGAATGAAGGCTCATTTGAGAAGAAGTCGAATACATGGCTCTTCTGCTGGGAAAAGTCACTTATTTTATGCTGGTGTATTTAAAATGAATTTAGCGACTCAAAAGGTTGTTATTGAGGATAGAGAAATCGATCTTTCTGTGAGAGAGTTTCATATTTTGTATCAATTAGCACAGCATCCTGGAAGAATATACAGCATGGAAGAACTATATGAACTCGTTTGGGGAAATCCTTGTGTAGGTGATTTAAGAACGGTAATGGTACATATTAGTAATCTTCGAAAAAAATTGAAAACAAATGTAGATGATATAGAAATCATTGAAACTGTAAGGGGAGCCGGATATAGGTTTAACGAGAAAGTTTTAAAGCATTTTTCAAAAATTTAA